The Desulfovibrio sp. genome includes a region encoding these proteins:
- a CDS encoding IMP cyclohydrolase codes for MDILPIRRAILSVTDKSGLVEFATFLTSRGVELISTGGTQKALEAAGLSVTAVSTVTGFPEILGGRVKTLHPKIHAGILANKDEPQHMQTLSEKGIRPFDLVCVNLYDFAGAVERHLSLEQAVEEIDIGGPCMLRAAAKNFHSILVLPSPQWYTAAMEEMEKDTTVGLEFRQVMASRAFEATSRYDALITSYLRP; via the coding sequence ATGGATATTTTGCCAATTCGTCGCGCTATTCTGAGCGTTACGGACAAAAGCGGCCTTGTGGAGTTTGCCACGTTTCTTACATCGCGGGGGGTGGAACTTATCTCCACCGGCGGCACCCAGAAGGCCCTTGAGGCGGCCGGGCTGTCCGTCACCGCAGTAAGCACCGTCACAGGATTCCCCGAGATTCTGGGTGGCCGGGTCAAAACCCTGCACCCCAAGATTCATGCGGGCATTCTGGCCAACAAGGACGAGCCGCAGCACATGCAGACCCTGTCAGAAAAGGGCATTCGCCCCTTTGACCTTGTCTGCGTCAACCTTTACGACTTTGCGGGCGCGGTGGAACGCCACCTCTCGCTTGAGCAGGCCGTGGAGGAAATTGACATCGGCGGCCCCTGCATGCTGCGCGCCGCGGCCAAGAACTTCCACAGCATCCTGGTGCTGCCCTCGCCGCAGTGGTACACCGCCGCTATGGAAGAAATGGAAAAAGATACCACAGTGGGCCTTGAGTTCCGGCAGGTTATGGCATCGCGCGCTTTTGAGGCAACCTCGCGCTACGATGCCCTGATCACCTCGTATCTGCGTCCCTAG